In a single window of the Luteibacter rhizovicinus DSM 16549 genome:
- a CDS encoding AraC family transcriptional regulator — protein MDTLVRRRMIGLLRALAPAEGYTLTPLPDVRLLRADRPLSRTPVLYEPGIVIVVQGRKRGLLGDEVFVYDEQHYLVVSVPVPFTMETDATAEEPLLAINFRLDHAMAAELCLQIDEHHGASAAAPRGLYASPMEDALAASVLRLLEALASPPEGELLGAALVREIYYRILSGAQGGSLRAALAQQGKFGMVARAIRMIHSRYGESLSIDELASEAAMSAPTFHAHFRAMTGTSPMRYVQSTRLHQARLMMLRQHTTAAAAAAAVGYESASQFSREFRRLFGRPPVEEVERMKRNFAMPAALTPSPFVSSH, from the coding sequence GGATACGCTCGTCCGCCGCCGCATGATCGGTCTCCTCCGCGCCCTCGCGCCGGCGGAGGGCTACACCCTGACGCCGTTGCCGGACGTGCGCCTACTTCGTGCCGACCGACCGTTGAGCCGTACGCCCGTGCTCTATGAGCCCGGCATCGTCATCGTCGTGCAGGGACGCAAGCGCGGCCTCCTGGGCGACGAGGTTTTCGTCTACGACGAGCAGCACTACCTCGTGGTGTCCGTGCCCGTCCCCTTCACCATGGAGACGGACGCCACGGCAGAGGAACCGTTGCTGGCGATCAATTTCCGTCTCGATCATGCGATGGCCGCCGAACTCTGCCTGCAGATTGACGAGCACCACGGCGCATCGGCGGCGGCTCCGCGCGGACTGTATGCCTCGCCCATGGAAGACGCGCTGGCGGCATCGGTACTGCGCCTGCTCGAGGCGCTGGCGAGCCCGCCGGAAGGCGAGCTGCTCGGCGCGGCACTCGTACGCGAGATCTATTACCGGATCCTCTCCGGTGCGCAGGGTGGGTCGTTACGCGCGGCGTTGGCGCAGCAAGGCAAGTTCGGGATGGTCGCGCGCGCGATCCGGATGATCCATAGCCGTTATGGGGAATCGCTCAGCATCGACGAACTGGCAAGCGAAGCGGCGATGAGCGCACCCACCTTCCACGCACACTTCCGTGCGATGACAGGCACCTCGCCGATGCGCTACGTGCAATCGACTCGCCTGCACCAGGCGCGGTTGATGATGCTTCGCCAGCACACCACCGCTGCCGCCGCAGCCGCTGCCGTCGGCTACGAGAGCGCGTCGCAATTCAGCCGGGAATTCAGGCGTTTGTTCGGAAGACCGCCGGTGGAAGAGGTGGAACGCATGAAGCGGAACTTCGCCATGCCGGCGGCGCTGACGCCCTCGCCCTTTGTTTCGTCGCATTGA